The Henckelia pumila isolate YLH828 chromosome 2, ASM3356847v2, whole genome shotgun sequence genome includes a window with the following:
- the LOC140885504 gene encoding B3 domain-containing protein Os02g0598200-like, translating to MFGEGFSEYMFLPPQIAPTMKHLVGEDIRLQDSTRKTWPVSISYVNSLLAFHKGWDEFFIQHHLSIGQIVVFEHEEGSLCFNVRIYDTDACETLDFDQEICETDKNEDEDVGEEMSSNCDTGKNEEKTANSPLANEAEILFPEIRKK from the exons ATGTTTGGCGAGGGCTTCTCGGAATATATG TTCTTGCCTCCCCAAATTGCTCCAACAATGAAACACTTGGTTGGTGAAGACATTCGACTCCAAGATTCGACAAGAAAAACATGGCCTGTTTCGATCTCATATGTCAATAGTCTCCTGGCATTCCACAAGGGGTGGGATGAATTTTTCATACAACACCATTTATCCATCGGACAAATAGTGGTATTCGAGCATGAAGAGGGATCGTTATGCTTTAATGTGAGAATATACGACACTGATGCGTGTGAAACGCTGGATTTTGATCAAGAAATTTGTGAGACCGATaaaaatgaagatgaagatgttGGTGAAGAGATGTCATCCAATTGTGACACAG GAAAAAATGAAGAGAAGACTGCAAATTCTCCTCTTGCCAATGAAGCTGAAATTCTCTTTCCTG AAATACGTaagaaataa
- the LOC140881240 gene encoding U-box domain-containing protein 62 isoform X2, which translates to MASEKIGTVPPRQALSSLPQPQLVFPEAFACAPQPPHIRAATVGDPKTSTRELTSSFIDHQPNYFHTPSLQAAGFRHHWNANYRDSGGNASVDDDEDDDYDGDEEEEENNVDNIVTVAKISDGNQERFSANFSSHKNRDTSAVEIKEGNAGRSGKENNNEIQRICEMRNAGGEIYYSAYLNQGDGPSSSSGQKDTVGMENGCTFSGRKDNLCLSESGESLRGILSDPLTGKLMDDAMILPCGHSFGSGGIEQIIRLKACCTCSQPVSENSIAPNLSLRIAVQAFQREEELQVSRTSKRRKERYDMVCQNDKGTYGDTMLADHLRGRGVQFPFSVTDRVIIKGNKRTPPRFVGREAIVTAQCLNGWYVVKTLDNAESVKLQYRSLAKVAENPLPGKTKPNWL; encoded by the exons ATGGCTTCTGAAAAAATCGGTACGGTCCCGCCTCGGCAAGCCCTAAGCTCACTCCCTCAACCGCAGCTTGTGTTCCCGGAAGCTTTCGCGTGTGCCCCGCAGCCTCCTCACATCCGTGCCGCCACCGTTGGTGACCCTAAGACATCCACCCGTGAGCTTACTTCCAGCTTCATCGATCACCAGCCCAACTACTTTCATACCCCCTCACTTCAAGCCGCCGGGTTCCGCCACCATTGGAATGCTAACTACCGCGACTCAGGTGGAAACGCTTCTGTGGATGATGACGAAGACGATGACTACGACGGCGACGAAGAAGAGGAAGAAAATAACGTGGATAATATTGTCACCGTGGCCAAAATCAGTGACGGAAACCAAGAAAGGTTTAGTGCTAACTTTAGTAGTCACAAAAACAGAGACACTTCTGCCGTGG AAATCAAAGAAGGGAATGCCGGGAGGAGTGGAAAGGAAAACAATAATGAGATTCAACGTATTTGTGAAATGAGAAATGCTGGAGGGGAAATTTACTACTCAGCATACTTGAACCAGGGAGATGGTCCGAGTTCTTCGTCAGGACAAAAAGATACTGTGGGGATGGAGAATGGATGTACATTTAGTGGGAGAAAGGATAACTTGTGTTTGAGTGAATCTGGGGAGTCCTTGAGGGGAATTCTATCTGACCCTCTAAC CGGCAAACTTATGGATGATGCGATGATATTACCTTGTGGACATTCCTTTGGTAGTGGTGGTATTGAACAAATAATTAGACTG AAAGCTTGCTGCACATGTTCGCAACCAGTATCTGAGAACTCAATTGCTCCGAATTTGT CTTTACGCATAGCTGTCCAGGCATTCCAACGGGAAGAAGAATTGCAAGTTAGCCGAACTTCAAAACGAAGAAAGGAAAGATATGACATGGTTTGTCAGAAT GACAAGGGAACCTATGGAGACACTATGCTTGCAGATCACTTGAGAGGAAGAGGTGTTCAGTTTCCTTTCTCGGTGACTGACAGGGTTATTATAAAG GGTAACAAGAGAACACCTCCACGTTTTGTAGGACGTGAGGCAATTGTTACCGCACAATGCTTGAATGGATG GTACGTAGTGAAGACTTTGGATAATGCAGAAAGTGTGAAACTGCAGTACCGCTCGCTCGCCAAAGTTGCTGAAAATCCATTGCCCGGCAAGACTAAGCCCAACTGGCTGTAG
- the LOC140881240 gene encoding U-box domain-containing protein 62 isoform X1 → MASEKIGTVPPRQALSSLPQPQLVFPEAFACAPQPPHIRAATVGDPKTSTRELTSSFIDHQPNYFHTPSLQAAGFRHHWNANYRDSGGNASVDDDEDDDYDGDEEEEENNVDNIVTVAKISDGNQERFSANFSSHKNRDTSAVVEIKEGNAGRSGKENNNEIQRICEMRNAGGEIYYSAYLNQGDGPSSSSGQKDTVGMENGCTFSGRKDNLCLSESGESLRGILSDPLTGKLMDDAMILPCGHSFGSGGIEQIIRLKACCTCSQPVSENSIAPNLSLRIAVQAFQREEELQVSRTSKRRKERYDMVCQNDKGTYGDTMLADHLRGRGVQFPFSVTDRVIIKGNKRTPPRFVGREAIVTAQCLNGWYVVKTLDNAESVKLQYRSLAKVAENPLPGKTKPNWL, encoded by the exons ATGGCTTCTGAAAAAATCGGTACGGTCCCGCCTCGGCAAGCCCTAAGCTCACTCCCTCAACCGCAGCTTGTGTTCCCGGAAGCTTTCGCGTGTGCCCCGCAGCCTCCTCACATCCGTGCCGCCACCGTTGGTGACCCTAAGACATCCACCCGTGAGCTTACTTCCAGCTTCATCGATCACCAGCCCAACTACTTTCATACCCCCTCACTTCAAGCCGCCGGGTTCCGCCACCATTGGAATGCTAACTACCGCGACTCAGGTGGAAACGCTTCTGTGGATGATGACGAAGACGATGACTACGACGGCGACGAAGAAGAGGAAGAAAATAACGTGGATAATATTGTCACCGTGGCCAAAATCAGTGACGGAAACCAAGAAAGGTTTAGTGCTAACTTTAGTAGTCACAAAAACAGAGACACTTCTGCCGTGG TAGAAATCAAAGAAGGGAATGCCGGGAGGAGTGGAAAGGAAAACAATAATGAGATTCAACGTATTTGTGAAATGAGAAATGCTGGAGGGGAAATTTACTACTCAGCATACTTGAACCAGGGAGATGGTCCGAGTTCTTCGTCAGGACAAAAAGATACTGTGGGGATGGAGAATGGATGTACATTTAGTGGGAGAAAGGATAACTTGTGTTTGAGTGAATCTGGGGAGTCCTTGAGGGGAATTCTATCTGACCCTCTAAC CGGCAAACTTATGGATGATGCGATGATATTACCTTGTGGACATTCCTTTGGTAGTGGTGGTATTGAACAAATAATTAGACTG AAAGCTTGCTGCACATGTTCGCAACCAGTATCTGAGAACTCAATTGCTCCGAATTTGT CTTTACGCATAGCTGTCCAGGCATTCCAACGGGAAGAAGAATTGCAAGTTAGCCGAACTTCAAAACGAAGAAAGGAAAGATATGACATGGTTTGTCAGAAT GACAAGGGAACCTATGGAGACACTATGCTTGCAGATCACTTGAGAGGAAGAGGTGTTCAGTTTCCTTTCTCGGTGACTGACAGGGTTATTATAAAG GGTAACAAGAGAACACCTCCACGTTTTGTAGGACGTGAGGCAATTGTTACCGCACAATGCTTGAATGGATG GTACGTAGTGAAGACTTTGGATAATGCAGAAAGTGTGAAACTGCAGTACCGCTCGCTCGCCAAAGTTGCTGAAAATCCATTGCCCGGCAAGACTAAGCCCAACTGGCTGTAG
- the LOC140881240 gene encoding U-box domain-containing protein 62 isoform X4, whose translation MASEKIGTVPPRQALSSLPQPQLVFPEAFACAPQPPHIRAATVGDPKTSTRELTSSFIDHQPNYFHTPSLQAAGFRHHWNANYRDSGGNASVDDDEDDDYDGDEEEEENNVDNIVTVAKISDGNQERFSANFSSHKNRDTSAVEIKEGNAGRSGKENNNEIQRICEMRNAGGEIYYSAYLNQGDGPSSSSGQKDTVGMENGCTFSGRKDNLCLSESGESLRGILSDPLTGKLMDDAMILPCGHSFGSGGIEQIIRLKACCTCSQPVSENSIAPNLSLRIAVQAFQREEELQVSRTSKRRKERYDMDKGTYGDTMLADHLRGRGVQFPFSVTDRVIIKGNKRTPPRFVGREAIVTAQCLNGWYVVKTLDNAESVKLQYRSLAKVAENPLPGKTKPNWL comes from the exons ATGGCTTCTGAAAAAATCGGTACGGTCCCGCCTCGGCAAGCCCTAAGCTCACTCCCTCAACCGCAGCTTGTGTTCCCGGAAGCTTTCGCGTGTGCCCCGCAGCCTCCTCACATCCGTGCCGCCACCGTTGGTGACCCTAAGACATCCACCCGTGAGCTTACTTCCAGCTTCATCGATCACCAGCCCAACTACTTTCATACCCCCTCACTTCAAGCCGCCGGGTTCCGCCACCATTGGAATGCTAACTACCGCGACTCAGGTGGAAACGCTTCTGTGGATGATGACGAAGACGATGACTACGACGGCGACGAAGAAGAGGAAGAAAATAACGTGGATAATATTGTCACCGTGGCCAAAATCAGTGACGGAAACCAAGAAAGGTTTAGTGCTAACTTTAGTAGTCACAAAAACAGAGACACTTCTGCCGTGG AAATCAAAGAAGGGAATGCCGGGAGGAGTGGAAAGGAAAACAATAATGAGATTCAACGTATTTGTGAAATGAGAAATGCTGGAGGGGAAATTTACTACTCAGCATACTTGAACCAGGGAGATGGTCCGAGTTCTTCGTCAGGACAAAAAGATACTGTGGGGATGGAGAATGGATGTACATTTAGTGGGAGAAAGGATAACTTGTGTTTGAGTGAATCTGGGGAGTCCTTGAGGGGAATTCTATCTGACCCTCTAAC CGGCAAACTTATGGATGATGCGATGATATTACCTTGTGGACATTCCTTTGGTAGTGGTGGTATTGAACAAATAATTAGACTG AAAGCTTGCTGCACATGTTCGCAACCAGTATCTGAGAACTCAATTGCTCCGAATTTGT CTTTACGCATAGCTGTCCAGGCATTCCAACGGGAAGAAGAATTGCAAGTTAGCCGAACTTCAAAACGAAGAAAGGAAAGATATGACATG GACAAGGGAACCTATGGAGACACTATGCTTGCAGATCACTTGAGAGGAAGAGGTGTTCAGTTTCCTTTCTCGGTGACTGACAGGGTTATTATAAAG GGTAACAAGAGAACACCTCCACGTTTTGTAGGACGTGAGGCAATTGTTACCGCACAATGCTTGAATGGATG GTACGTAGTGAAGACTTTGGATAATGCAGAAAGTGTGAAACTGCAGTACCGCTCGCTCGCCAAAGTTGCTGAAAATCCATTGCCCGGCAAGACTAAGCCCAACTGGCTGTAG
- the LOC140881240 gene encoding U-box domain-containing protein 62 isoform X3, which produces MASEKIGTVPPRQALSSLPQPQLVFPEAFACAPQPPHIRAATVGDPKTSTRELTSSFIDHQPNYFHTPSLQAAGFRHHWNANYRDSGGNASVDDDEDDDYDGDEEEEENNVDNIVTVAKISDGNQERFSANFSSHKNRDTSAVVEIKEGNAGRSGKENNNEIQRICEMRNAGGEIYYSAYLNQGDGPSSSSGQKDTVGMENGCTFSGRKDNLCLSESGESLRGILSDPLTGKLMDDAMILPCGHSFGSGGIEQIIRLKACCTCSQPVSENSIAPNLSLRIAVQAFQREEELQVSRTSKRRKERYDMDKGTYGDTMLADHLRGRGVQFPFSVTDRVIIKGNKRTPPRFVGREAIVTAQCLNGWYVVKTLDNAESVKLQYRSLAKVAENPLPGKTKPNWL; this is translated from the exons ATGGCTTCTGAAAAAATCGGTACGGTCCCGCCTCGGCAAGCCCTAAGCTCACTCCCTCAACCGCAGCTTGTGTTCCCGGAAGCTTTCGCGTGTGCCCCGCAGCCTCCTCACATCCGTGCCGCCACCGTTGGTGACCCTAAGACATCCACCCGTGAGCTTACTTCCAGCTTCATCGATCACCAGCCCAACTACTTTCATACCCCCTCACTTCAAGCCGCCGGGTTCCGCCACCATTGGAATGCTAACTACCGCGACTCAGGTGGAAACGCTTCTGTGGATGATGACGAAGACGATGACTACGACGGCGACGAAGAAGAGGAAGAAAATAACGTGGATAATATTGTCACCGTGGCCAAAATCAGTGACGGAAACCAAGAAAGGTTTAGTGCTAACTTTAGTAGTCACAAAAACAGAGACACTTCTGCCGTGG TAGAAATCAAAGAAGGGAATGCCGGGAGGAGTGGAAAGGAAAACAATAATGAGATTCAACGTATTTGTGAAATGAGAAATGCTGGAGGGGAAATTTACTACTCAGCATACTTGAACCAGGGAGATGGTCCGAGTTCTTCGTCAGGACAAAAAGATACTGTGGGGATGGAGAATGGATGTACATTTAGTGGGAGAAAGGATAACTTGTGTTTGAGTGAATCTGGGGAGTCCTTGAGGGGAATTCTATCTGACCCTCTAAC CGGCAAACTTATGGATGATGCGATGATATTACCTTGTGGACATTCCTTTGGTAGTGGTGGTATTGAACAAATAATTAGACTG AAAGCTTGCTGCACATGTTCGCAACCAGTATCTGAGAACTCAATTGCTCCGAATTTGT CTTTACGCATAGCTGTCCAGGCATTCCAACGGGAAGAAGAATTGCAAGTTAGCCGAACTTCAAAACGAAGAAAGGAAAGATATGACATG GACAAGGGAACCTATGGAGACACTATGCTTGCAGATCACTTGAGAGGAAGAGGTGTTCAGTTTCCTTTCTCGGTGACTGACAGGGTTATTATAAAG GGTAACAAGAGAACACCTCCACGTTTTGTAGGACGTGAGGCAATTGTTACCGCACAATGCTTGAATGGATG GTACGTAGTGAAGACTTTGGATAATGCAGAAAGTGTGAAACTGCAGTACCGCTCGCTCGCCAAAGTTGCTGAAAATCCATTGCCCGGCAAGACTAAGCCCAACTGGCTGTAG